In Streptomyces sp. NBC_01439, the following are encoded in one genomic region:
- a CDS encoding oleate hydratase: MTNETQNSHAYLVGGGIASLAAAVFLVRDAGMPGENIRILEELPQTGGALDGSGAPDTGYVARGGRMLEDEAYVCLWNLLAAIPTLGNDNVSVLQETEEFNARWLTHANARLIDASGRILDASELGFTTADRVEMARLLALPESVIGARRIEDFFSEHFFTTNFWAMWRTTFAFQNWHSAIELKRYFLRFLQELPRIHTLAGVRRTRLNQYDSIVLPVQAWLERQGVRIEHGIRVTDVEFAVGEAGERRAERILFERDGTAGSYGIGPQDYAFITIGSMTADARYGGDDIVPELVRDKRDGAWNLWETLARKAPDFGRPGAFNGNVDEAKWESFTLTMRSPALLKRIEEFSGNAPGTGALMTFKDSRWLMSVVVPHQPHFAGQPEDVFTLWGYGLFVDEPGELTGKKMSEATGQEILVELLGHLGFDDIADEVCATTAVTTVMMPYITSQFERRDIHDRPLVVPSGSTNFAFLGQFTEIPEDVVFTVEYSVRGAMHAVYELLGVDKEVPAVYHALSDPLTALRALKAVFA, encoded by the coding sequence ATGACGAACGAAACCCAGAACTCCCACGCCTATCTGGTCGGCGGAGGCATCGCCTCGCTGGCCGCGGCGGTCTTCCTCGTACGGGACGCGGGGATGCCCGGCGAGAACATCCGCATCCTCGAGGAACTGCCGCAGACCGGCGGCGCACTCGACGGCAGTGGCGCACCGGACACCGGCTACGTCGCCCGGGGTGGCCGGATGCTGGAGGACGAAGCCTACGTCTGCCTGTGGAACCTCCTGGCGGCGATCCCCACGCTCGGCAACGACAACGTGTCCGTCCTGCAGGAGACCGAGGAGTTCAACGCCCGCTGGCTCACCCACGCCAACGCCCGGCTCATCGACGCCTCCGGCCGAATCCTCGACGCCTCAGAGCTGGGCTTCACCACTGCCGATCGGGTGGAGATGGCACGCCTGCTCGCCTTGCCCGAGTCCGTCATCGGCGCGCGCCGGATCGAGGACTTCTTCTCCGAGCACTTCTTCACCACCAACTTCTGGGCGATGTGGCGCACCACCTTCGCCTTCCAGAACTGGCACAGCGCCATCGAGCTCAAGCGCTACTTCCTGCGCTTCCTCCAGGAACTCCCCCGTATCCACACCCTCGCCGGAGTACGACGCACGCGGCTGAACCAGTACGACTCGATCGTTCTGCCGGTACAGGCGTGGCTGGAACGGCAGGGAGTCCGCATCGAGCACGGAATCCGAGTCACCGACGTGGAGTTCGCCGTCGGCGAGGCCGGCGAGCGTCGGGCCGAGCGCATCCTCTTCGAACGGGACGGCACAGCGGGATCGTACGGAATCGGGCCGCAGGACTACGCGTTCATCACCATCGGCTCCATGACCGCGGACGCCCGCTACGGAGGCGACGACATCGTCCCCGAGCTGGTCCGCGACAAGCGCGACGGGGCCTGGAACCTGTGGGAGACGCTGGCCCGCAAGGCCCCGGACTTCGGTCGGCCCGGAGCCTTCAACGGCAACGTCGACGAGGCCAAGTGGGAGTCGTTCACCCTGACGATGCGCAGCCCGGCACTGCTCAAGCGGATCGAGGAGTTCTCCGGCAATGCCCCCGGCACCGGGGCGCTGATGACGTTCAAGGACTCCCGGTGGTTGATGTCGGTGGTCGTGCCCCACCAGCCGCACTTCGCCGGCCAGCCCGAGGACGTCTTCACCCTTTGGGGGTACGGGCTGTTCGTGGACGAACCGGGCGAGTTGACCGGCAAGAAGATGTCGGAGGCCACGGGACAGGAGATCCTCGTCGAACTGCTCGGGCACCTCGGCTTCGACGACATCGCCGACGAGGTGTGCGCCACCACTGCCGTCACGACGGTGATGATGCCTTACATCACCAGCCAGTTCGAGCGCCGTGACATCCACGACCGGCCGCTGGTGGTCCCCTCCGGGTCGACAAACTTCGCCTTCCTCGGGCAGTTCACCGAGATCCCCGAAGACGTCGTCTTCACCGTCGAGTACTCCGTCCGCGGGGCGATGCACGCGGTGTACGAACTGCTGGGCGTCGACAAGGAGGTTCCGGCCGTCTACCACGCGCTGTCCGACCCGTTGACGGCGCTGCGGGCCCTCAAGGCCGTCTTCGCCTGA
- a CDS encoding universal stress protein — protein MPTSPPDLGVRRSRAITVGLDGSRESLASVAWAADEARRRGLALRLVHVWGLEPDVHSPLIGSRTRQEPYDADPRSTAERIRRTHPGLDVVAQELCGEPATVLCGAAEESELLVLGSRGLGGVAGFVSGSVALSVVARTRHPVVLVPGRAPIPNGGIVLGLDLSHPCDEVLDHAFSRAHRLGVPLRVVHSPHTQRGLGSDAALTASAMAPGAADARTARDLTQVIEQWRHAYPGLRVTGEIRPGHPARRLVEASHTAGLLVMGRRNRQSRLGPHTGGVTRAVLHHCRTPVAVIPHD, from the coding sequence GTGCCAACCTCTCCACCCGATCTCGGGGTCCGCCGGTCCCGGGCGATCACCGTCGGGCTCGACGGATCTCGCGAGAGCCTGGCCTCCGTCGCCTGGGCCGCGGACGAAGCGCGCCGACGCGGTCTCGCCCTTCGCCTCGTGCACGTGTGGGGCCTGGAACCGGACGTCCATTCACCGCTCATCGGCTCTCGCACCAGGCAGGAGCCGTACGACGCGGACCCGCGCTCCACGGCCGAGCGGATACGGCGCACGCATCCGGGCCTGGACGTGGTCGCGCAGGAGCTGTGCGGCGAGCCGGCCACCGTTCTGTGCGGGGCCGCCGAGGAGTCCGAGCTGTTGGTGCTCGGTTCCCGCGGTCTGGGCGGGGTCGCCGGGTTCGTGTCCGGTTCGGTGGCCCTGTCCGTGGTCGCCCGTACCCGGCATCCTGTCGTCCTGGTTCCGGGCCGCGCTCCGATCCCGAACGGCGGCATCGTCCTCGGCCTGGACCTCTCGCACCCGTGCGACGAAGTTCTGGACCACGCCTTCTCCCGGGCCCACCGGCTCGGTGTACCCCTGCGCGTCGTACACAGCCCGCATACCCAGCGAGGGCTCGGCAGCGATGCGGCACTGACCGCTTCGGCCATGGCGCCCGGAGCTGCGGACGCGAGGACCGCACGAGACCTGACGCAGGTGATCGAGCAGTGGCGGCATGCGTACCCCGGCCTGCGCGTCACAGGGGAGATCCGCCCCGGCCACCCCGCGCGAAGGTTGGTGGAGGCTTCCCACACGGCCGGCCTCCTCGTCATGGGCCGCCGCAACCGCCAATCCCGGCTCGGTCCCCACACCGGAGGTGTGACCCGTGCGGTCCTGCACCACTGCCGGACGCCGGTGGCCGTCATCCCCCACGACTGA
- a CDS encoding universal stress protein, with product MSRTVIAGIDGSPASLAAAEWAAREARRRRLPLKLLHAMEEWIPSYGYASQTEATPSPQYWGERIPREVALQLTERHPDLEITKEQVDGRPLTVLVAAAQEAEVLVLGSRGLGAMTGFLVGSVSQAVLAQAKRPVVVVRPGAWLDADCLPASDGDAPRKDNDRPVVLGLDLSYPSTELLDHAFDAAAVRRAPLRVIHRWSMPPAFAFDPALLAPEVRDGMATSMATALADELRPWRDKYPEVRVEVDCSVGQPANQLVEASADASLVVVGRRIRRSAIGAHLGPVVHAVLHHATAPVAVVPHA from the coding sequence ATGTCACGTACGGTCATTGCGGGAATCGACGGATCCCCTGCATCTCTTGCCGCCGCCGAGTGGGCCGCCCGGGAAGCCCGGCGGCGCCGGCTCCCCCTCAAGCTGTTGCACGCCATGGAGGAGTGGATCCCGTCCTACGGATACGCGTCGCAGACCGAGGCCACCCCGTCACCCCAGTACTGGGGTGAGCGCATCCCCCGGGAGGTCGCGCTGCAGTTGACCGAGCGGCACCCCGACCTGGAGATCACCAAGGAGCAGGTGGACGGGCGGCCGCTGACCGTCCTGGTCGCTGCCGCGCAGGAGGCCGAGGTACTGGTACTCGGCTCGCGCGGACTGGGGGCGATGACAGGATTCCTCGTCGGATCCGTCTCCCAGGCCGTGCTCGCCCAGGCCAAGCGCCCGGTCGTGGTCGTGCGGCCGGGCGCCTGGCTGGACGCCGACTGCCTGCCCGCATCTGATGGTGACGCACCACGGAAGGACAACGACCGGCCTGTCGTGCTCGGGCTGGACCTCTCCTACCCGTCTACCGAGCTCCTCGACCACGCCTTCGACGCGGCGGCCGTACGCCGGGCCCCACTGCGTGTGATCCACCGCTGGAGCATGCCGCCCGCCTTCGCGTTCGACCCGGCGCTCCTCGCGCCCGAGGTACGGGACGGCATGGCGACCTCCATGGCGACTGCGCTCGCCGACGAACTGCGGCCCTGGCGCGACAAGTACCCCGAAGTCCGTGTCGAAGTGGACTGCTCGGTGGGGCAACCCGCCAACCAGCTCGTCGAAGCCTCGGCAGACGCCTCACTGGTCGTCGTCGGCCGGCGGATACGCCGCTCCGCCATCGGCGCCCATCTCGGCCCGGTCGTCCACGCTGTCCTCCACCACGCCACAGCCCCGGTCGCGGTCGTACCCCACGCTTGA
- a CDS encoding universal stress protein, with protein sequence MESNSRGPDLGSVIVGVDGSEPARWAALWASDEAARRRRPLHIVYGSDVDGRVLELSDDDMERVRVAGRELLDVTAEIVQARHPALSVTKEFSRSGPAMSLRRAASDRGTLVVGNRGPGGFSSLTLGSVGLKVAADARTPVIVVRGSEHEAVNGVVLAAVRDERDLDCVRHAAREAELRKASLRLLYVQGVLQSVVSAAGAADGQNGVAGHRGQSLKVVAEQIRAECPSLTVQADAERSVSVAGVLVEASRHADLLVMGGRRSPGYLGRTLGRVTHSLLHHAYCPVELIPRHADEPRSEAS encoded by the coding sequence ATGGAAAGCAACAGCAGAGGTCCGGACCTCGGATCGGTCATCGTCGGTGTCGATGGGTCCGAGCCTGCCCGGTGGGCGGCGCTCTGGGCTTCGGACGAGGCTGCGCGGCGCCGTCGCCCCCTGCACATCGTGTACGGGTCCGATGTCGACGGCCGGGTCCTCGAGCTTTCGGACGACGACATGGAACGGGTCCGTGTCGCAGGGCGTGAACTGCTGGACGTTACGGCCGAGATCGTGCAGGCCCGGCATCCCGCGCTCTCGGTCACGAAGGAGTTCAGCCGTAGCGGGCCTGCGATGAGCCTGCGCCGGGCCGCGAGCGACCGCGGGACCCTCGTCGTCGGCAACCGGGGACCGGGCGGATTCAGCTCCTTGACCCTGGGCTCGGTCGGCCTCAAGGTCGCTGCGGACGCCCGTACCCCCGTGATCGTCGTGCGGGGGAGCGAGCACGAGGCCGTGAACGGTGTCGTGCTGGCCGCCGTGCGCGACGAGCGCGATCTCGATTGCGTCCGTCACGCCGCGCGTGAAGCCGAGCTGCGCAAGGCCTCGCTTCGGCTGCTGTACGTACAGGGCGTCCTGCAGTCCGTCGTCTCCGCGGCGGGAGCAGCCGATGGCCAGAACGGGGTCGCCGGCCACCGTGGGCAGAGCTTGAAGGTCGTAGCCGAGCAGATCCGGGCCGAGTGCCCCTCGCTGACGGTCCAGGCGGACGCGGAGAGGAGTGTGTCCGTCGCCGGGGTGCTGGTGGAGGCCTCCCGCCATGCCGATCTGCTGGTCATGGGTGGGCGCCGTTCGCCCGGCTACCTCGGGCGCACCCTGGGGCGCGTGACGCACAGCCTGCTGCACCATGCGTACTGCCCCGTCGAACTGATCCCGCGGCACGCCGACGAGCCCAGGAGCGAGGCGTCATGA
- a CDS encoding EF-hand domain-containing protein yields MPDTATPVLTRKMHYMFALLDADRDGLLGADDLTAVADRMAEVFPGRPDRIHTLRDVLHRLWEDHLAHVDLGGGRLDPEAFERGIRRSVAASPVTLLETLHAGASAWLALTDVDDDGLIGLDEYLLLSRAIGGVPAQQMKEAFQRLDRDGDGTLDPAQIDAAVVEFFTSDDPNAPGNWLYGPF; encoded by the coding sequence ATGCCCGACACCGCCACCCCGGTATTGACCCGCAAGATGCACTACATGTTCGCGCTGCTCGACGCCGATCGAGACGGCCTTCTCGGGGCGGATGACCTGACCGCTGTCGCCGACCGGATGGCCGAGGTGTTCCCGGGCCGGCCGGACCGAATCCACACGCTCCGTGACGTCCTGCACCGGCTGTGGGAAGACCACCTGGCACACGTCGACCTCGGGGGCGGCCGCCTCGACCCCGAGGCCTTCGAGCGGGGGATCCGACGCTCGGTCGCCGCCAGTCCTGTCACCCTGCTGGAGACCCTGCATGCGGGGGCTTCGGCTTGGCTCGCTCTCACTGACGTGGACGATGACGGACTGATCGGGCTGGACGAGTACCTGCTGCTCAGTCGGGCGATCGGCGGGGTGCCCGCGCAGCAGATGAAGGAGGCGTTCCAGCGCCTGGATCGTGACGGGGACGGGACACTGGATCCGGCCCAAATTGACGCCGCCGTCGTGGAGTTCTTCACCAGCGACGACCCGAACGCCCCGGGCAACTGGCTCTACGGACCGTTCTGA
- a CDS encoding ThiF family adenylyltransferase — protein MKSIPMTTGVPWHVSAFRVETGESGEAELVGRIRELRARILFDRGRRPDFQTPDGGYADDQDLDFGAWHFVGRREAGGPPLGYVRLSTPETGGLFQTRAHLGAERYEDVLREHGLGVAETFEHSRLVVEHQARKLGLGIYLNAFAMGAARFLGAKAMIGTSGTADGQDRFHERFGFRPVPGTRRYVGHYTEDVVIMLYRPGFSAGEFTGLVEQLEEAFPSSVVPAQHAGLGVASQVGHTPQDQLRLPSTPLMAAAESSHGHAGASWQPVLFTLDREQDRIGLQSLIDSGQVREVMDTITDQLTELVTSREPRLCSSPDAAERAVAEQLAGTSPQEYGTWVWYPWSGRLVHLLPREEFRLVRTDRNRGRIDRAQQRRLLGRRVGVIGLSVGSSAALTFAMEGIGGSFKLADFDSLSVSNLNRLRAGVHHLGLNKCVLAARQMLEIDPWLDIELYQGGLTDATMEEFFTGGAGPINLLVEECDTPYVKIAAREHARALGIPVVMDANDRGLLDVERFDLEPDRPLLHGLLGETTSSDLRDLTHEEMVDVILTMVDRERISPELTASVSQIGITLSSWPQLASGVALGGALTADAARRILLGQPRPSGRFYTDLEILTAGDRSTVA, from the coding sequence GTGAAGAGCATTCCCATGACTACAGGCGTTCCGTGGCACGTATCCGCGTTCCGGGTCGAAACCGGCGAGTCGGGCGAAGCGGAGCTGGTCGGGCGGATCCGCGAGCTGAGGGCGAGGATCCTGTTCGACCGTGGCCGCCGGCCCGACTTCCAAACTCCGGACGGCGGCTACGCCGACGATCAGGATCTGGACTTCGGCGCCTGGCACTTCGTCGGGAGGCGCGAGGCGGGAGGGCCACCGTTGGGATACGTGCGGCTTTCGACGCCGGAGACGGGCGGTCTTTTTCAGACCCGGGCTCATTTGGGTGCCGAGCGCTATGAGGATGTGCTCCGGGAGCACGGCCTCGGCGTTGCGGAAACGTTTGAGCACAGCCGTCTGGTAGTGGAGCACCAAGCGCGCAAGCTGGGTCTGGGGATCTACTTGAACGCCTTCGCCATGGGAGCCGCGCGTTTCCTGGGAGCCAAGGCGATGATCGGTACCTCGGGCACCGCAGATGGCCAGGACCGTTTCCACGAGCGATTCGGCTTCCGTCCGGTCCCAGGAACGCGCCGCTACGTCGGGCACTACACCGAAGACGTGGTGATCATGCTGTACCGCCCCGGGTTCTCGGCAGGCGAGTTCACCGGGCTCGTCGAGCAGTTGGAGGAAGCGTTTCCCTCCTCGGTCGTCCCGGCACAACATGCCGGGCTGGGCGTTGCATCGCAGGTCGGGCACACGCCGCAGGACCAGTTGCGCCTACCCTCCACCCCCCTCATGGCAGCAGCCGAGAGCAGTCACGGACATGCCGGCGCGAGCTGGCAGCCTGTGCTCTTCACCCTGGATCGCGAGCAGGACCGGATCGGCCTGCAAAGCCTGATCGATTCGGGTCAGGTCCGCGAGGTGATGGACACGATCACGGATCAGCTGACAGAGCTGGTCACCAGCCGTGAGCCGCGTCTGTGTTCCTCACCGGACGCGGCGGAGCGGGCCGTGGCGGAACAGCTGGCCGGCACCAGTCCGCAGGAGTACGGGACCTGGGTCTGGTACCCGTGGTCGGGACGCCTGGTGCACCTGTTGCCCCGCGAGGAGTTCCGCCTCGTGCGCACCGACCGCAACCGCGGACGGATCGACCGCGCGCAGCAGCGCAGGCTGCTGGGACGCCGCGTGGGCGTCATCGGTCTTTCCGTCGGGAGCAGCGCCGCCCTGACCTTCGCGATGGAGGGCATCGGCGGATCGTTCAAGCTGGCCGACTTCGACTCCCTCAGCGTCTCGAACCTCAACCGGTTGCGTGCGGGTGTCCACCATCTTGGTCTGAACAAGTGCGTGCTCGCAGCCCGGCAGATGTTGGAGATCGACCCCTGGCTGGACATCGAGCTCTACCAGGGTGGTCTGACCGATGCCACCATGGAGGAGTTCTTCACCGGCGGCGCGGGCCCCATCAACCTTCTCGTCGAAGAGTGCGACACCCCCTACGTGAAGATCGCCGCCCGCGAGCACGCCCGGGCGCTGGGCATCCCGGTCGTCATGGACGCAAACGATCGGGGCTTGCTGGACGTGGAACGGTTCGACCTCGAACCCGACCGGCCCCTGCTGCACGGCCTTCTCGGTGAGACGACCTCCAGCGACCTGAGGGACCTCACCCACGAGGAAATGGTCGATGTCATCCTCACCATGGTCGACCGGGAGCGCATCAGCCCGGAGCTGACAGCTTCCGTCTCCCAGATCGGCATCACCCTCAGCAGCTGGCCGCAACTCGCCTCGGGAGTCGCCCTGGGCGGCGCCCTCACCGCCGACGCCGCGCGCCGCATCCTGCTGGGCCAGCCCCGCCCGTCGGGTCGCTTCTACACCGACCTGGAGATCCTCACCGCGGGCGACCGAAGCACCGTCGCATGA
- a CDS encoding acyl carrier protein, with product MESKMPTAADVLYRVTAIIAAVADCPVDEISSESRLVEDLDLDSLQVVEIAVRAEEEFGKPIDDSLLAEQGVTVSHCAHVVQEAHAKEVRT from the coding sequence ATGGAATCCAAGATGCCTACAGCTGCTGACGTTCTGTACCGGGTCACGGCCATTATTGCCGCCGTCGCCGATTGCCCGGTCGATGAAATCTCCTCGGAATCCCGACTTGTCGAAGATCTCGACCTCGACTCGCTTCAGGTAGTGGAGATCGCAGTCCGAGCCGAGGAGGAATTCGGCAAGCCCATCGACGACTCGCTGCTGGCCGAGCAGGGTGTGACCGTGTCCCACTGTGCGCACGTGGTACAGGAGGCGCACGCCAAGGAGGTCCGGACGTGA
- a CDS encoding 3-oxoacyl-ACP synthase III family protein encodes MSAQAPSIAFGIQGLGVHIPERRVSNADIADQYGVDPEWIERMTGVRQRQYAEPGQATSDLAVSAAEHALADAHLSPRDIDVILVATSTPDQLAVATACRVQHRLGADRAWATDVGGACAGFLYALKTARDILAASHPDGRALVVGAETFSKFQNPADRSTGVLFADGAGAVVVGPSGPGRGILCSTQGTDGALADIVGIRAGGSARPTTGHTVAEGGHYLHMNGKKVAAYFHDVFPRIVEELVQLSGLPLNKIDLVVPHQANPRMLRALSLEVGISASQLVVTADTFGNTGAASIPMALHVAREQGRLHPESTVLHAAVGAGMSWAGTVQRWL; translated from the coding sequence GTGAGCGCCCAGGCGCCGTCCATCGCGTTCGGAATCCAGGGGCTGGGTGTGCACATCCCGGAGCGCCGAGTCAGCAATGCGGACATCGCCGACCAGTACGGGGTGGACCCGGAGTGGATCGAGCGCATGACCGGTGTCCGGCAGCGGCAGTATGCGGAACCCGGCCAGGCCACGTCCGACCTCGCAGTCTCCGCTGCCGAACACGCCCTTGCCGATGCTCACCTGTCACCCCGGGACATCGATGTCATCCTGGTAGCAACGAGCACACCGGATCAGCTCGCGGTCGCCACAGCCTGTCGGGTACAGCACCGTCTCGGCGCGGACCGGGCCTGGGCCACCGATGTCGGCGGAGCATGCGCGGGGTTCCTCTACGCCTTGAAGACGGCGCGCGACATCCTCGCCGCATCCCACCCCGATGGACGCGCGCTGGTCGTCGGAGCGGAGACGTTCTCCAAGTTCCAGAATCCCGCCGACCGGTCCACGGGCGTACTGTTCGCAGACGGTGCCGGAGCAGTGGTGGTAGGCCCTTCAGGCCCAGGAAGGGGGATCCTGTGCAGCACACAGGGGACTGATGGTGCACTGGCCGACATCGTGGGGATCCGTGCCGGGGGCAGCGCACGGCCGACAACCGGACACACCGTGGCTGAAGGCGGGCACTACCTTCACATGAACGGGAAGAAGGTCGCGGCCTACTTCCACGATGTCTTCCCGAGGATCGTCGAAGAACTCGTCCAACTGTCCGGTCTGCCCCTGAACAAGATCGACCTCGTCGTTCCGCATCAGGCAAATCCCCGTATGCTGCGTGCCCTGAGTCTTGAAGTGGGCATCTCCGCCTCACAACTCGTCGTCACCGCTGATACGTTCGGCAACACGGGCGCGGCCTCGATCCCCATGGCACTCCACGTGGCACGGGAGCAAGGCCGCCTCCACCCGGAGAGCACCGTTCTGCATGCCGCTGTCGGCGCCGGAATGAGCTGGGCCGGAACCGTACAACGCTGGTTGTGA
- the pflA gene encoding pyruvate formate-lyase-activating protein codes for MTTGRIHSWDLSTGVDGPGTRFVLFLSGCQLRCLYCANPDTWHMRDGQPVTVDEVVGRIERYRQFITLAGGGVTLTGGEPLLQSAFTAEVFRRCKELGLHTALDTSGALGTRADDALLADTDLVLLDIKSFDAGVYRRLTGGHLAPTLNFATRLNRLGVPTWIRYVLVPGWTDDPAAIDGLGRVLAELDNVDRVDVLPFHKLGTHKYDSLGIPFPLRDNPVPDAALVERVRDQFRAHGLRAR; via the coding sequence ATGACCACGGGCCGCATCCACTCCTGGGACCTGTCCACCGGCGTGGACGGGCCCGGCACCCGGTTCGTTCTCTTCCTCAGCGGCTGTCAGCTGCGCTGCCTGTACTGCGCCAACCCCGACACCTGGCACATGCGCGACGGGCAGCCGGTCACCGTGGACGAAGTGGTGGGGCGCATTGAGCGGTACCGGCAGTTCATCACCTTGGCCGGTGGAGGCGTGACGCTGACCGGAGGGGAGCCTCTGCTCCAGTCCGCCTTCACCGCCGAGGTGTTCCGGCGCTGCAAGGAGCTCGGCCTGCACACCGCACTGGACACCTCCGGTGCCCTCGGCACTCGCGCCGACGACGCGCTCCTGGCCGATACCGACCTGGTCCTGCTCGACATCAAGTCCTTCGACGCCGGCGTCTACCGGCGCCTGACCGGCGGCCACCTTGCACCCACCCTCAACTTCGCCACCCGGCTGAACCGTCTCGGCGTCCCGACCTGGATCCGCTACGTCCTGGTCCCCGGCTGGACCGACGATCCGGCTGCCATCGATGGGCTGGGCCGCGTCCTCGCGGAACTGGACAACGTCGACCGCGTCGACGTCCTGCCTTTCCACAAACTCGGAACCCACAAGTACGACTCGCTCGGCATCCCCTTCCCGCTCCGCGACAATCCGGTTCCGGACGCCGCACTGGTCGAGCGCGTTCGCGACCAGTTCCGGGCGCACGGCTTGCGGGCACGGTGA